A genome region from Euphorbia lathyris chromosome 4, ddEupLath1.1, whole genome shotgun sequence includes the following:
- the LOC136228042 gene encoding uncharacterized protein isoform X1, translated as MNEPNSSLPTPKMYDEDSQTTEITDFQIATYVCRFPLNYLVEPEKLKGIVQRVDEMGVDRKAKMFIEGVRVMSSMTRENWELKLKLFRDLGFSEQNILYAFRVYPGAFTVSERKIKEVTQLLLSVEDFGISGIVINPVLLSYSVEKRLKPRLKVLKALQRDLYVAASQRSKENWTLLLVCSGTLFLPNVFSICLNLRSLSCSFHVIMCSYSIKYMILLV; from the exons ATGAATGAACCAAATTCATCTTTACCAACTCCCAAAATGTATGACGAGGATTCTCAGACTACCGAAATCACTGACTTCCAG ATTGCTACATATGTTTGTCGTTTTCCATTGAATTATCTTGTGGAGCCAGAGAAGCTAAAGGGTATTGTTCAAAGAGTTGATGAGATGGGTGTTGATAGGAAAGCAAAGATGTTTATTGAAGGTGTTAGGGTGATGAGTTCTATGACTAGAGAGAATTGGGAGCTCAAGTTGAAACTCTTTAGGGATTTGGGCTTTTCAGAGCAGAATATTTTGTATGCTTTTAGGGTATATCCTGGAGCATTTACTGTATCTGAAAGGAAGATCAAGGAGGTAACACAACTGTTGCTTAGTGTTGAGGACTTTGGCATCTCTGGTATTGTTATTAACCCAGTGTTGCTTAGTTACAGTGTGGAGAAGAGGTTAAAGCCCAGATTAAAAGTGCTCAAGGCCCTTCAGA GAGATTTATATGTGGCGGCTAGTCAGCGTTCAAAGGAGAATTGGACATTGTTGCTAGTGTGTTCAGGTACATTGTTTTTACCGAATGTTTTCAGCATTTGTTTAAATTTGAGATCATTAAGTTGTAGTTTTCATGTGATTATGTGTTCATATTCGATAAAGTATATGATCTTACTCGTCTAA
- the LOC136228042 gene encoding uncharacterized protein isoform X2 — protein sequence MNEPNSSLPTPKMYDEDSQTTEITDFQIATYVCRFPLNYLVEPEKLKGIVQRVDEMGVDRKAKMFIEGVRVMSSMTRENWELKLKLFRDLGFSEQNILYAFRVYPGAFTVSERKIKECGEEVKAQIKSAQGPSERFICGG from the exons ATGAATGAACCAAATTCATCTTTACCAACTCCCAAAATGTATGACGAGGATTCTCAGACTACCGAAATCACTGACTTCCAG ATTGCTACATATGTTTGTCGTTTTCCATTGAATTATCTTGTGGAGCCAGAGAAGCTAAAGGGTATTGTTCAAAGAGTTGATGAGATGGGTGTTGATAGGAAAGCAAAGATGTTTATTGAAGGTGTTAGGGTGATGAGTTCTATGACTAGAGAGAATTGGGAGCTCAAGTTGAAACTCTTTAGGGATTTGGGCTTTTCAGAGCAGAATATTTTGTATGCTTTTAGGGTATATCCTGGAGCATTTACTGTATCTGAAAGGAAGATCAAGGAG TGTGGAGAAGAGGTTAAAGCCCAGATTAAAAGTGCTCAAGGCCCTTCAGA GAGATTTATATGTGGCGGCTAG